Proteins co-encoded in one Falco rusticolus isolate bFalRus1 chromosome 14, bFalRus1.pri, whole genome shotgun sequence genomic window:
- the RLIM gene encoding E3 ubiquitin-protein ligase RLIM isoform X1, with amino-acid sequence MESSDSSDKGNIDQSEAQRQSQLDRLDREEAFYQFVNNLSEEDYRLMRDNNLLGTPGEITEEELLRRLHQVKEGPPQQNSDENRGAESAEDVSNGDSIIDWLNSVRQTGNTTRSGQRGNQSWRAVSRTNPNSGDFRFSLEINVNRNNGNTNPETENEPSVEPSSGEDLENSQSDSEIPRSESPSVRQPGSERSTSEELTTEEASPPRGQRRARSRSPEQRRTRARTDRSRSPINPVSEPPRRSHHNTSSQTLDHSSVNEAEGSSRTRQHVTLRQHTVGTEMPSENAVLFSTPEARPVPQAAGSSETNGTSESATPGQRPPTIVLDLQVRRVRPGEYRQRDSIANRTRSRSQTPNNTVTYESERGGFRRTFSRSERAGVRTYVSTIRIPIRRILNTGLSETTSVAIQTMLRQIMTGFGELSYFMYSDSDADPSGPTPNQNVDASEPQNGGGATSSNENTDVGSGEVYEGGNEGGSTSGARREGRNTRGSVTFEESGSLPFLSLAQFFLLNEDDDDQPRGLTKEQIDNLAMRNFGESDALKTCSVCITEYTEGNKLRKLPCSHEYHVHCIDRWLSENSTCPICRRAVLASGNRESVV; translated from the exons ATGGAAAGTTCAGATTCTAGTGATAAAGGAAATATTGATCAATCAGAAGCACAACGTCAGAGTCAGCTAGATCGGTTAGATCGAGAAGAAGCTTTCTATCAGTTTGTAAACAACCTGAGTGAAGAGGACTACAGGCTTATGAGAGATAACAATTTGCTAGGAACACCAG GTGAAATTACTGAAGAAGAGTTGCTGAGAAGGCTACACCAAGTTAAAGAAGGTCCACCACAGCAAAACAGTGATGAGAATAGAG GTGCAGAGTCCGCAGAAGATGTTTCAAATGGAGATTCTATAATAGACTGGCTTAATTCAGTCCGACAGACTGGAAATACAACACGAAGTGGGCAACGAGGAAACCAGTCTTGGAGAGCAGTGAGCCGGACTAACCCAAATAGTGGTGACTTCAGATTCAGTTTGGAAATAAATGTCAACCGTAATAATGGGAACACAAATCCAGAAACTGAGAATGAGCCATCTGTAGAGCCTTCCAGTGGGGAGGATTTGGAAAACAGCCAAAGTGACTCTGAAATTCCAAGGTCTGAATCACCATCTGTAAGACAGCCTGGATCAGAAAGGAGCACTTCAGAGGAGCTAACAACTGAGGAAGCTTCCCCTCCTAGAGGGCAGAGGAGAGCAAGAAGTAGGAGTCCAGAACAGCGGAGAACACGGGCTAGGACTGATAGAAGTAGGTCACCTATTAATCCAGTGAGTGAGCCTCCTCGCAGGTCTCATCACAATACATCATCTCAAACACTTGACCACTCCTCGGTGAATGAAGCTGAGGGAAGCTCTAGAACTAGGCAGCATGTGACGTTAAGGCAGCATACAGTGGGGACTGAGATGCCAAgtgaaaatgcagttctgttttCAACCCCTGAAGCAAGACCTGTTCCTCAAGCAGCAGGTTCTTCAGAAACTAACGGCACCAGTGAGTCTGCAACTCCTGGGCAGAGGCCTCCTACTATAGTACTTGATCTTCAGGTGAGAAGAGTTCGTCCAGGAGAGTATCGGCAGAGAGACAGCATAGCCAACAGAACACGGTCCAGGTCCCAGACACCTAACAACACAGTCACTTACGAAAGTGAACGGGGAGGGTTTAGGCGCACGTTTTCACGTTCAGAACGGGCTGGAGTGAGAACTTATGTCAGTACCATTAGGATTCCTATCCGTAGGATCTTAAACACAGGCTTGAGTGAGACTACATCAGTTGCTATTCAGACCATGCTAAGGCAGATAATGACAGGCTTCGGAGAGCTGAGTTACTTTATGTATAGTGATAGTGATGCAGATCCTAGTGGCCCAACTCCAAATCAGAACGTGGATGCTTCTGAGCCACAGAACGGAGGTGGTGCTACTTCaagtaatgaaaatacagatgttgGCTCAGGGGAGGTGTATGAAGGTGGTAATGAAGGTGGTTCGACGTCTGGTGCCAGACGGGAAGGTCGGAATACAAGGGGATCGGTCACTTTTGAAGAAAGTGGTTCTCTACCATTCCTTAGCCTAGCACAATTTTTCCTACTAAACGAAGATGATGATGACCAACCAAGAGGACTCACCAAAGAACAAATTGACAACCTAGCGATGAGGAATTTTGGTGAGAGCGATGCTCTGAAAACCTGTAGTGTGTGTATTACAGAGTACACGGAAGGCAACAAGCTCCGTAAATTGCCTTGTTCACACGAGTATCATGTCCACTGCATTGATCGCTGGTTATCAGAAAATTCCACTTGTCCCATTTGTCGCAGAGCAGTCTTAGCTTCTGGTAACAGAGAGAGTGTTGTCTAA
- the RLIM gene encoding E3 ubiquitin-protein ligase RLIM isoform X2, whose amino-acid sequence MESSDSSDKGNIDQSEAQRQSQLDRLDREEAFYQFVNNLSEEDYRLMRDNNLLGTPGAESAEDVSNGDSIIDWLNSVRQTGNTTRSGQRGNQSWRAVSRTNPNSGDFRFSLEINVNRNNGNTNPETENEPSVEPSSGEDLENSQSDSEIPRSESPSVRQPGSERSTSEELTTEEASPPRGQRRARSRSPEQRRTRARTDRSRSPINPVSEPPRRSHHNTSSQTLDHSSVNEAEGSSRTRQHVTLRQHTVGTEMPSENAVLFSTPEARPVPQAAGSSETNGTSESATPGQRPPTIVLDLQVRRVRPGEYRQRDSIANRTRSRSQTPNNTVTYESERGGFRRTFSRSERAGVRTYVSTIRIPIRRILNTGLSETTSVAIQTMLRQIMTGFGELSYFMYSDSDADPSGPTPNQNVDASEPQNGGGATSSNENTDVGSGEVYEGGNEGGSTSGARREGRNTRGSVTFEESGSLPFLSLAQFFLLNEDDDDQPRGLTKEQIDNLAMRNFGESDALKTCSVCITEYTEGNKLRKLPCSHEYHVHCIDRWLSENSTCPICRRAVLASGNRESVV is encoded by the exons ATGGAAAGTTCAGATTCTAGTGATAAAGGAAATATTGATCAATCAGAAGCACAACGTCAGAGTCAGCTAGATCGGTTAGATCGAGAAGAAGCTTTCTATCAGTTTGTAAACAACCTGAGTGAAGAGGACTACAGGCTTATGAGAGATAACAATTTGCTAGGAACACCAG GTGCAGAGTCCGCAGAAGATGTTTCAAATGGAGATTCTATAATAGACTGGCTTAATTCAGTCCGACAGACTGGAAATACAACACGAAGTGGGCAACGAGGAAACCAGTCTTGGAGAGCAGTGAGCCGGACTAACCCAAATAGTGGTGACTTCAGATTCAGTTTGGAAATAAATGTCAACCGTAATAATGGGAACACAAATCCAGAAACTGAGAATGAGCCATCTGTAGAGCCTTCCAGTGGGGAGGATTTGGAAAACAGCCAAAGTGACTCTGAAATTCCAAGGTCTGAATCACCATCTGTAAGACAGCCTGGATCAGAAAGGAGCACTTCAGAGGAGCTAACAACTGAGGAAGCTTCCCCTCCTAGAGGGCAGAGGAGAGCAAGAAGTAGGAGTCCAGAACAGCGGAGAACACGGGCTAGGACTGATAGAAGTAGGTCACCTATTAATCCAGTGAGTGAGCCTCCTCGCAGGTCTCATCACAATACATCATCTCAAACACTTGACCACTCCTCGGTGAATGAAGCTGAGGGAAGCTCTAGAACTAGGCAGCATGTGACGTTAAGGCAGCATACAGTGGGGACTGAGATGCCAAgtgaaaatgcagttctgttttCAACCCCTGAAGCAAGACCTGTTCCTCAAGCAGCAGGTTCTTCAGAAACTAACGGCACCAGTGAGTCTGCAACTCCTGGGCAGAGGCCTCCTACTATAGTACTTGATCTTCAGGTGAGAAGAGTTCGTCCAGGAGAGTATCGGCAGAGAGACAGCATAGCCAACAGAACACGGTCCAGGTCCCAGACACCTAACAACACAGTCACTTACGAAAGTGAACGGGGAGGGTTTAGGCGCACGTTTTCACGTTCAGAACGGGCTGGAGTGAGAACTTATGTCAGTACCATTAGGATTCCTATCCGTAGGATCTTAAACACAGGCTTGAGTGAGACTACATCAGTTGCTATTCAGACCATGCTAAGGCAGATAATGACAGGCTTCGGAGAGCTGAGTTACTTTATGTATAGTGATAGTGATGCAGATCCTAGTGGCCCAACTCCAAATCAGAACGTGGATGCTTCTGAGCCACAGAACGGAGGTGGTGCTACTTCaagtaatgaaaatacagatgttgGCTCAGGGGAGGTGTATGAAGGTGGTAATGAAGGTGGTTCGACGTCTGGTGCCAGACGGGAAGGTCGGAATACAAGGGGATCGGTCACTTTTGAAGAAAGTGGTTCTCTACCATTCCTTAGCCTAGCACAATTTTTCCTACTAAACGAAGATGATGATGACCAACCAAGAGGACTCACCAAAGAACAAATTGACAACCTAGCGATGAGGAATTTTGGTGAGAGCGATGCTCTGAAAACCTGTAGTGTGTGTATTACAGAGTACACGGAAGGCAACAAGCTCCGTAAATTGCCTTGTTCACACGAGTATCATGTCCACTGCATTGATCGCTGGTTATCAGAAAATTCCACTTGTCCCATTTGTCGCAGAGCAGTCTTAGCTTCTGGTAACAGAGAGAGTGTTGTCTAA